CTTTTGGTTTGTGCTTTCATGGAAAATATAAAAATTATTTGCAGGCAAAGCCTGTTAGATCTCAGTTCAAGCACTGGAAAAAGGGGAAAGTCTTTTCAAATCCTCATGTAAAGAAAAGTAAATGGGTATAATAAAGAAAAACTTTCTTAAGTTACTTCAATCTAAGCGCGTACATGCTCGTGTAAAAAGAAAAAATAAAAAGAACAACATTTTATGCTTTTGCTCTTTTACAGCACTGATTGTCTCAATTGGGTGTCCTATATGTATATTACTAAGTATATTAGTTAACTCTTACAGTGCTTTAACAGTAACGAAAATTTTATTACCAGTTGAAATAAATGCTGATCTTATTTTAACTAATAATCCTGGTGATTTACGATATAAGTCCATTGGCTTACTCAACAATTCTTTACGTAAGGTGTTTGAAGGAACTAATTTTAAAGACGGTGACGAAATTTTAAGTCGTAATTCTTACAAAGAACTAGAGAAATTTTTTCATAAGAAAGTAAAAGATAGTGGTGAATATGAGATCTGGTTTACCGCGTCAAGTATAATTAATTCAATAAATAAATATAAACATTTGAATGATCATTATGCTAAATTACTTGATTGGTTAAAAGAGAAGGGAAGAGTAAGAAAATTTTTTAATAAGTCTCTGTTTCTTAAGTCTGATTCTTGTGAGCCTGAGAATGCAGGGATTTTAGGGGCATTTATCGGTTCATTAATGACAATTATAGTATGCTTAGCGTTGGCATTGCCAATAGGAATTATGTCAGGTATCTGTCTTTATGAATTTATGCCTAGAAATAGGCTAATAACCAGTATTGTAGAAATTAGCATGAATAACCTTGCTGCAGTGCCTTCGATAATATTTGGTGTGGTAGGACTGACTCTCTACTTGGGCATATTTGGTTTACCCCGTTCTTCACCGCTTGTTGGCGGGATGACTCTTTCATTTATGATGCTGCCTAATATTATTATTGCAACAAAAAATGCCTTTACAAACGTTCCTATTGCAATAAAAGATGCAGCGTTTGCGCTAGGTGCACCTCACATCAAGGTGATATTGGATCACTCTTTACCGATTGCGTTGCCACGGATAATACATGGTGCAGTGCTTGCAATTGCAAGGATTTTAGGCGAATCTTCCCCTTTACTTATGATAGGCATGGTAGCATTTATTGCTGATACACCTACATCCTTCTTCGATCCGGCAACTGTTTTACCTGTACAAATATACATATGGTCAAGTAGTCCTGAAATTGCATTTATTGAGCTTGCTGCCATTGCAATTATAGCTTTATTGTTAATGCTATTTGCTTTGAATTTAATAGCAAATTTTGTAAAAAGAAAGTTCGAGTTTTTTGATTCATGAAAATTACAATCCTATCTGGTTATGGCTTAAATTGCGAAAAAGAAACTGCATTTGCATTTATGGAATGTAGCAGAAAGCTTGGTATTAATAATATTGAAGTAAAAATCGTTCACATTAATGATATTATAGATAATCCAAGTGAACTGAAATTAAGCAATATACTTGCAATTCCAGGAGGTTTTTCCTATGGTGATGACACTGGTGCTGGTAATGCGTTTGCTTTGCGTATAAAAAACAACTTGTTAGACGAATTTCAAAATTTCTTATCTCAGGATAAGCTTATTATAGGGATATGTAATGGTTGCCAGATATTAGTAAAGTTAGTTCCAGAATTCTCTAATCTAGCTTTAACCTCTAATGATATAGGTAATTACCAATGTCGTTGGATTAGAGTGAGAGTTAATCCGCAGAGTAATTCTGTTTGGCTACGGGGCCTGAGTGAACTATATCTCCCTATTGCTCATGGGGAAGGCAAATTTTTTATGGATCAAGATACTTTGAATCAATTGATTGAAAATAATTCCGTTGCACTGCGTTACGTTGATGAAAATGGTGACTATGCAAATTTACAATTTCCTTACAATCCAAACGGATCTATATACGACCTGGCAGCTTTGTCAGACAAAAGTGGTAGAGTTTTAGCTTTAATGCCTCACCCAGAGAGAGGAATATTTTTTACTCAGCAGGACAACTGGCCTCTTGAAAAAGAAAAATGTAAACGTTCAGGAGTGGCTATGCCAAAATATGGTGATGGAATGCTCATATTTGAGAATGCACTAAAATATTTTGCGTAAGTATTACAATACATTACATACAACAAGTTTTTAAACCATAAAAAGTTACTTGATCAGGATGACAATAAATCTTTATTTTTGATCTGCAGAGTAGCTTTCTCTAACGTTAGGGATATAATTGTTCCACTTTCCAATTGCTTTTCTCAACAAGAGTATATCTAAATCTAGTGTGTCTCCTATATTCACCTTCTTGCCAAAATTCAATTACCTTTGGGATTACGCAAAATCCCACCCAAAAGTCAGGACGAGAAACTTGTGTATTGTGAAATTCTTTCTCTTTCAATTCTATAGCCTGCTCAAAATCTTGCCAATTTTTCAGAACTCTTGATTGTTTTGAGCACCACGCGCTAATTTGACTATCGCGTGCTCGAGAGGAGAAATATTCGTCAGCCTTTTTGCCGCTTAGAAGCCTAACTTCTCCTTCAATTCGTACTTGTCTAGAAAATTCTGTCCAATGAAATACGAGTGCAGCTTTGGGGTTCTCAGTCAATTCTTTTCCTTTTCTACTGTTTGCGTTAGTGAAGAACACAAAACCTTCTTTACTATACTCCTTTAGTAATACCACTCTTGCAGATGGAATGCAGTCTTTGCTACACGTTGCTAGCGTCATTGCAGTTGGCTCCTTACACGGAGAATTAAGTACTTCTTGATACCACTTTGAAAACAAATCAAAAGGATCTTTTTCAGGTAAGAGTGTCATATGCAAAAATAAAATTTAATTCTGACATGCATTGCAAAAATAAGTGCTACGACCATTTTGTCGTATAAGTGTTATGATATTGTTGCAGATTCTGCAAGGTTTTTGCACTTTACCATATACGTAAAAGTTATTTTGAAAGTATCCAGCAGATCCAGATGGCTGTGCATAATCTTTCAGTGTTGAACCACCAGCAGCAATTGCATCACTCAGAGTATTTTTTATTTCGATAGCAAGTTTTTCGCACTCTATATATGTTAAATCTTGTGCTAGCCTAAGTGGTGATATGCGAGCTCTAAATAAGCTCTCAGAAGCATATATGTTACCTACGCCAACTATTAGCTTATTATTCATTAATACTGATTTGATATTTGCTTTTCTGCTCTGTAGCAACTTCTGTAAATAATTTCCATTAAATTCATCTGTGAGGGGTTCTATTCCTAGGTTATTAAAAAAATTTAGTTCTTGCTCTCTGTTTAAAACAATCACTAATCCAAACCTTCTTGGGTCATTAAAGATTAGTGAAGTGTTGTCAGAAAATAAGAATATCACATGATCATGTTTGTTCTGTGCTTGATTGTCTTCAGCATATATAAGCTTTCCGCTCATGCCGAGGTGTATGATTACAGCCATACTAGCATCTATATTCGAGATTATATATTTACCTCTACGCTTGATATCATTTATAACTTTGCCCTTTAGCAAATCATCAATATTCTTCGTTATTGGTACACGCAAATTCCAATTATTGACTGTAACATTGCTTATTTTCTTATTTTTGATTTTATCAAATAAGAAGTTAGAGATGACTTCCACTTCTGGGAGTTCTGGCATGATACCTCCTTCAAAACTTAAGTTTCTGATGGTAATTTTGTTGTTAAAGCTTCCTCAAATACGTTTGGGTATTCTGCAGCGCTTTCTCCTAAAAATTCCTCACCACAAACAAATTTTGGAAGGGGTCTGCTTTGTCTACTCTGTTGCTGTTTTTTTCTTTTTAGAATATTTTGCTTTAAAGCTTTTGCCAATCTTTTTCTCTCTTCTTCTTTTTCCTTATTTTTTTTCATGTTATTCATTATCATAATACGTGAACTTGCCGTTGTAGCTCAGGTGGTAGAGTACGTCATTGGTAATGACGAGGTCCCAAGTTCGAATCTTGGTAACGGCAGTTTAGAGGACGATATTCATAAAGTCAATCCTCTAGATGCTAATTAGATTATAGAAAAACGTCTAGTAAATACCTTTTATACACTACCATTAAGCTGCTTTTTCAGTATTACTATTCAATAATACCTGCCGTAATTTTTCTTTAGAAAATCCATGCATTAAAAGAAATTGTATAATCCTTTGCCAAAAATCCCTCACAATATACTGAAGGATTATTAAAACTTACGTTGGCAGGGTTAAACCTGTTACCATAACTTCCCCCACCACAAATATTTTCATAACAACACTGCTTACAATCGTCAGGCCTGTTTTCCATATCACTCAAAAAGTTATTAAAAAATT
This sequence is a window from Wolbachia endosymbiont (group B) of Protocalliphora azurea. Protein-coding genes within it:
- a CDS encoding PstA family ABC transporter permease, which codes for MGIIKKNFLKLLQSKRVHARVKRKNKKNNILCFCSFTALIVSIGCPICILLSILVNSYSALTVTKILLPVEINADLILTNNPGDLRYKSIGLLNNSLRKVFEGTNFKDGDEILSRNSYKELEKFFHKKVKDSGEYEIWFTASSIINSINKYKHLNDHYAKLLDWLKEKGRVRKFFNKSLFLKSDSCEPENAGILGAFIGSLMTIIVCLALALPIGIMSGICLYEFMPRNRLITSIVEISMNNLAAVPSIIFGVVGLTLYLGIFGLPRSSPLVGGMTLSFMMLPNIIIATKNAFTNVPIAIKDAAFALGAPHIKVILDHSLPIALPRIIHGAVLAIARILGESSPLLMIGMVAFIADTPTSFFDPATVLPVQIYIWSSSPEIAFIELAAIAIIALLLMLFALNLIANFVKRKFEFFDS
- a CDS encoding phosphoribosylformylglycinamidine synthase subunit PurQ; this encodes MKITILSGYGLNCEKETAFAFMECSRKLGINNIEVKIVHINDIIDNPSELKLSNILAIPGGFSYGDDTGAGNAFALRIKNNLLDEFQNFLSQDKLIIGICNGCQILVKLVPEFSNLALTSNDIGNYQCRWIRVRVNPQSNSVWLRGLSELYLPIAHGEGKFFMDQDTLNQLIENNSVALRYVDENGDYANLQFPYNPNGSIYDLAALSDKSGRVLALMPHPERGIFFTQQDNWPLEKEKCKRSGVAMPKYGDGMLIFENALKYFA
- the pdxH gene encoding pyridoxamine 5'-phosphate oxidase; this encodes MTLLPEKDPFDLFSKWYQEVLNSPCKEPTAMTLATCSKDCIPSARVVLLKEYSKEGFVFFTNANSRKGKELTENPKAALVFHWTEFSRQVRIEGEVRLLSGKKADEYFSSRARDSQISAWCSKQSRVLKNWQDFEQAIELKEKEFHNTQVSRPDFWVGFCVIPKVIEFWQEGEYRRHTRFRYTLVEKSNWKVEQLYP
- the mutM gene encoding bifunctional DNA-formamidopyrimidine glycosylase/DNA-(apurinic or apyrimidinic site) lyase, with the translated sequence MPELPEVEVISNFLFDKIKNKKISNVTVNNWNLRVPITKNIDDLLKGKVINDIKRRGKYIISNIDASMAVIIHLGMSGKLIYAEDNQAQNKHDHVIFLFSDNTSLIFNDPRRFGLVIVLNREQELNFFNNLGIEPLTDEFNGNYLQKLLQSRKANIKSVLMNNKLIVGVGNIYASESLFRARISPLRLAQDLTYIECEKLAIEIKNTLSDAIAAGGSTLKDYAQPSGSAGYFQNNFYVYGKVQKPCRICNNIITLIRQNGRSTYFCNACQN